The stretch of DNA ATCGAAGACCTGGCGCAGCTGATCTTCGACCTGAAGAATGTCAACGCGCAGGCCGCGATCTCCGTGAAGCTCGTATCCGAGGTGGGCGTCGGCACGGTTGCGGCAGGCGTTGCCAAGGCGCGCGCTGATCATGTGACCATCGCAGGTTACGATGGCGGCACTGGCGCAAGCCCGCTGACATCCATCAAGCATGCCGGCAGCCCCTGGGAGATCGGCCTGGCCGAAACCCAGCAGACCCTGGTGCAGAACGGGTTGCGCGGTCGCATCGTGGTTGAATGCGATGGCGGGCTGCGCACCGGCCGCGACGTGGTGGTGGCAGCCCTGCTCGGCGCCGACGAGATGGGCTTCTCCACCGCCCCGCTGATTGCCATCGGCTGCATCATGATGCGCAAGTGCCACCTGAACACCTGCCCCGTCGGGGTGGCAAGCCAGGATCCCGTTCTGCGCAAGCGCTTCGTCGGCCAGCCCGAACATGTCATCAACTACTTCTTCATGGTGGCCGAGGAGGTTCGCGAACTGATGGCGGCCATGGGCTTCCGCCGCTTCTCGGACATGGTGGGCGCGAGCGAGTTCCTGGACAAGCGCGCGGCGATCGCCCATTGGAAGGCACGCGGCCTCGATTTCACCCGCATCTTCTTCAAGCCGCGGGTTGTGGCAGGCGTGGCGATCCGCCATTCCGAGGCGCAGCATCACCACATCGACCATGTGCTCGACCGCAAGCTCATCACTGAAGCCAAGGAGGCGCTTGAGAAGGGCACCCCAATCGAGATCGAGAGCCCGATCAACAACACCGATCGCTCCGTGGGTGCGATGCTCTCCGGTGAAGTTGCGCGCCGCTATGGGCACAAAGGTCTCCCGGATGACACCATTACCGTACATCTCAAGGGCACGGCGGGTCAGAGCTTCGGCGCCTTCCTTGCCCATGGCATCACCCTCGATCTCGAAGGTGACGCCAATGACTATGTGGGCAAAGGCCTCTCCGGCGGCCGCCTTGTGGTGCGCCCGCCGCGCAACTCGGTGATCACGCCGGAACGGAGCATCATCGCGGGCAATACCGTGCTTTATGGCGCGATCGCGGGCGAGTGCTATTTCCATGGTGTCGCTGGCGAGCGTTTCGCCGTGCGCAATTCCGGCGCCATCGCAGTGGTGGAAGGCACAGGCGATCACACCTGCGAGTACATGACCGGTGGCGTCGTCGTGGTGCTGGGCCAGACTGGTCGCAACTTCGCGGCCGGCATGTCTGGCGGCATCGCCTATGTCCTGGACGAGAGCGGTGACTTCGAGCAGCGCTGCAACATGGCCATGGTCGATCTCGAGCCCATCCAGCACGAGGATGATGCGCTTGAACGCCTGCACCATCACGGTGGCGATCTCGAATCCCATGGGCTGGTCGATATCCTGACCGATCTTAGTCACTATGACGAGCAGCGGTTGACCCAGCTGATCACCCGGCATGCCCATTACACGGGCTCACCGCTCGCCCGCCGGATCTTGGCCGGGTGGGATGTCTACCGGCCGAAATTCCTCAAGGTGATGCCGGTCGAATATCGCCGTGCCCTTCAGGAGATCGAGCGGGCGCAATCGCGACAGGCGGTCGAGATGCGCATCGGCCTCAGCAAGCGCGCCTCGTGAGGATAGAGTAATGGGCAAGATCACAGGCTTTCTCGAAATCGATCGCCAGGGCCAGGCCTATCAGCCGGCCGCCGATCGGGTGCGCCACTATCGCGAATTCACCATTCCCATGGATGAGCGCGAGGCCGGACGTCAGGCGGCGCGCTGCATGGATTGCGGCGTGCCCTACTGCCATACCGGCTGCCCCGTGAACAACCAGATCCCGGACTGGAACGATCTAGTCTATGCCGGAAGCTGGCGATCGGCCGCGCAGGATCTGCACAGCACCAACAATTTCCCGGAATTCACCGGCAAAGTGTGCCCGGCACCCTGCGAGGAGGCTTGCACCCTCAATCTCGACGATGCACCCGTGACCATCAAGTCGATCGAGGAAGCCATCGCCGACAAGGCTTGGACCGAAGGCTGGGTGAAGCCACAGCCTCCGGAAAAGCTCACCGGCAAGCGCGTGGCGGTGATCGGCTCAGGCCCCGCAGGTCTTGCCGCTGCCCAGCAGCTCGCCCGTGCCGGCCATGACGTGCATCTCTATGAGAAACAGGCGCATGCCGGCGGCTTGCTGCGCTATGGTATTCCCGACTTCAAGATGGAGAAGCACCATATCGACCGCCGGGTCGAGCAGATGATCGCGGAAGGGGTGAGCTTCCATTTCGGCGTCAATGTGGGCATCGACATTCCGGCTGACGAGATCATCGATGGTCATGACGCGGTGCTGCTCACCACCGGCGCCGAGCGGCCCCGGGACCCTGGCTTACCCGGGATGGAGCTGGAAGGCGTGCACTATGCCATGCCCTTCCTGATCCAGCAGAACAAGCGCATTGGCGGCGAATCCCTTGCCGGTGAAGACCCTATCCTGGCCGGCGGCAAGCGTGTGGTGGTGATCGGCGGCGGTGATACCGCGTCCGACTGCATCGGCACCTCGATCCGCCAGGGCGCCATCGAGGTGATCCAGCTCGACATCCGGCCAATGCCGCCGATCCGCGAGAACAAGCTGCTGATCTGGCCCTACTGGCCCACCAAGTTCCGCACCTCCTCCTCGCAAGAGGAAGGCGCCAAGCGCGAATTCTCTTGCGCGACCTTGGGCCTCGTGGGTGAGAACGGCGTGCTGACGGGCGTCAAAGCGGCGCGCTGCGATGAGCGGCGCCGGCCGATCGACGGCACCGAATTCATCATCCCCGCCGATCTCGTCCTGATCGCTATCGGCTTTGCCGGCCCGCAAGAGGAAGGTCTGCTGCAGGAACTGCCGCTGGAGCGTGACCCGCGCTCGAACGTCCTCGCCGATACGGAACGCTATCTGACCTCCGAGCCCAAGATCTTCGCGGCGGGCGATGTGCGCCGTGGCCAGTCGCTGGTGGTCTGGGCGATCCGCGAAGGACGCCAGGCGGCCCGCGCCATCGACGAATACCTCATGGGCACGAGCGCCCTGCCACGCTGATTGCCTGTTCCCATCAGGCTCGCGGGGCGGCTCAGCCCCGCAGCCTGCGGATGAAATCTGCTATGGCCTGCCCGATCTCATCCGGGCTATCCTCCTGCACGAAATGGCTGCCGCGCACCGTAACCTCCCTTTGGTTCGGCCATGAGCGGCAGAATTCGCGCGCCCGGCCGGTGAGGATCGATCCGGGTTCGGCATTGATGAACAGTTTAGGGACCGGGGAACTGGCGAGCCAGGCGCCATAATCCTCCACGATCTTCACCACATTGGCAGGCTCGCCCTCGATCGGAATTTGCCGTGGCCAGTCCAGCGTCGGCCGCCGGCCCTCCCCCGGTTCGGCAAAGGGCTTGCGATAGACTGCCATCTCCTCGTCGCTGAGATCGCGCAGGATGGCGTTGGGCAGCACGCCTTCCACGAAGATGTTCTTCATGAGCACCATCTCTTCGCCCGCAGGCGAACGGAAGCCCTGGAACACACGCTTGGCATTGTCCGGCCAATCGGCCCAGGTGAGCGGCTGGACCACGGCTTCCATATAGACGATGGCCTGCACCTTCTCAGGGTTTTGCCGCGCCCAGTCGAAGCCAAGCGCCGAGCCCCAATCGTGCACCACCAGGACGGCATTGCGCTCGATGCCGAGATGCCGCCAGAGCGCGAACAGATGGTCGCGGTGCGTTTCATAGTCATAGCGGCCGGGGCCTGGATCGGGCAGCTTGTCGGAATCCCCCATGCCGACGAGGTCGCAGGCGATCAGCCGCCCGAGCCCCTGCAGATGCGGCATGATATTGCGCCAGAGATAGGACGAGGTCGGATTGCCGTGCTGGAACACGATGGGGTCCCCCTCCCCCACATCGATATAGGCCAGCCGGATGCCGTTGATCTCAGCGAATGTCTTTTCAGCAAAGGGCTTGGCGGAGTACATCCCAGTCCATCTCCAAAGCATCACGCGACGCGGCTGAATTGTTAAGCCTGCAAGTTTAGCCGGCCGCTCACACCCTGTCCCGCCTATCCGCCGTTCGGTCGCCGCCGAAACAAATCAGGTTGACGGATCTCGTCTCGCGGCCGGTAATCACCGCGTTTCAGTGGCAATCATCGGAGAAGAGCGGAGCATGCATCACTATAAGGCGACCATCGCCTGGACCGGCAATACCGGCGAGGGCACACGCAGCTATCGCGGTTTCAGCCGGGACTACGACGTCATCATCCCGCAGCGGCCCGTGCTGAAAGGCTCCTCCGACCCTGCCTTTCGCGGCGATGCCTCGCGGCACAATCCGGAAGATTTGCTGCTGGCGGCCATCTCCGCCTGCCACATGCTCTGGTACCTGCATCTCGCTGTCGGTGCGGGGGTGGTGGTCACCGACTATGTGGACGAAGCTGAAGCCGAGATGGCCATGAACCCCGATGGGTCCGGCCAGTTCGTTTCGGCAACCCTTCGGCCGCGGGTGACCATTGCCGCTGGTGATGAAAACGTCGCCAAGGCCCTGCACCACGATGCGAACGCGAAATGCTTCATCGCCCGCTCGCTGAACTTCCCCGTGCATCACGAGCCGGTGATCCTGCGCGCCGAGAGCTGACACGGCGCAAGCCCCGCCATCCCCGTGCGGACGGACTATTCCGATGTCCAGGCGAAATCGTCGGTTCGGCCAGGCTTGGGCTGGGGGGCAATGCCCTTGAAGAACAGCTCGGCTGCGGGAGAGCCGGGCGACACGCTTTTCTGCAGCGCAGTCAGGCCTTCCTCGCCATCCTTGACGTCCAGCTTCAGCGCCTCGGCAACGTTAGGCTTCTCGACGAGCGCTGCCGTTACGGGCCGGTTTGTCCTTGGCATTTCCGGCTGAATGAGAATGGGCTCCTTGAGGCCCGGCTGGCCAAAGAACGGCAGCGGATTGGTAAGCTCCGCAGCCTTGGCCTGTTCAGCCGGTGCTGCAGCCTGTGCCGGCGGCGGGTTCTCGGCAGCCTTCATATCCTGACGCAGGACATCGAGCACGATAGAGGCCAGCTTTGTATTGCCGCGCTTCAGAAACCGGATGCCGTCACGGTCGCGCAGCCGCCGATAGACGCGCGTCTCCTCGTCCAGCCCCATTTCCGTGTATTTGCCCATCTCGTCAGTGAAATTCTTGCGGATGTCGATGAACTTCACGCCGACCGCATCGGCCCGCGCCTTGACCAGCTCGTTGATCTGCTGCATCGCCTGATCATAATCGGGCCGGGCCATCGGTGGCAGCCCCACCCAGTAAACCGCGATACTGCGTTTGCGGAGCTCTGCCAGGAACGTGTCGACCACCTCCTGGTATTTGGCTTTCCATTCCGGAGAGCCGAACGGCAGACGCTGATCGCCGATTCGCATGTCCTGCCCGTCATTGGACCCGAGCAGAATCACCGCCGCATGAACCTGGTTGCGATCGAGGATTCCGGGCAGCGCTTCGAGCCAGTCATAGAGATCGGCTCGGGCGAACCCTGAGCCCTCCCGATAGCGGACTTCGACCTGGATCCTGTCGTCGGGCTTTGCCGCCCGCCCCATGCCGGCCCAAAGCCCCCCAGCGAGCGCATCCCCAAGCACCAGAACGCTGTAGCGGTCATGCGGCTCGGGGATATAGGTTGCGCCAGCTCCGGGCTTTTCGGGTGTTGACGAGGTATTGGCGGGCGCGAATTTGGGCTCGGCGAGCGGCTTTTGGGAAGCGCTTTCCTGCTGTGCCTGTGCCGGATCTGCAAGTCCCGCCAAGGCCACGGCAGCGCACCCGAGAAGGGCAAGCCCGGCCGTCACAACACGCCGCAATATCATTCGGTCTGCCCCAGCATGAAGAAGCTTCGGTTCACGACCGGATATTATGCCCTATTTCACCCGTCCTGTCGCAGATACTTGAGCAGCCGCGCGGTCGGCTCGCCATCACTGGTAAGCCCCGCATCCTGCTGAAACTTCTCCAGCGCCTTAAGCGTTTGCGGGCCGATATTGCCGTCAACGCCGCCGGTATCATACCCCTTGGCATTGAGCAGCACCTGCAGTTCCATCTTGTCGCGCACGGTCAGCGAGTCCTTTGGCCGTGGCCATGCGGCAACGAAGGTCGGCTGGCCGTCGATGCGGTCAGCCAGATGGCCCACGGCCAGAGCATAGGCCTGCGAGTTGTTATAGCGCAGGATGGCGCGGAAATTCTGGGTTACGAGGAATGCGGGCCCCTCAGCGCCGGCCGGCAGGATCAGCGATGCCTTCACCGGTGAGCCGGACTTGAACTTGCTGCCATTGGCGAGCACGACGCCCATTTTCGCCCAGTCTCCGACGGTCTTGCGGGTGCCAAGCCCGGCAAGCTTCGTGTTGAAGCCCTGCGGCAGCGCGACCTCCCAGCCCCAGGGCAGGCCCGGCGTCCAGCCGGATTTGCGCAGATAGTTGCCTGTGGAGGCCAGTGCGTCGGGCACGCTGCGCCAGATATCGCGGCGCCCATCGCCCGTCCAGTCCACGGCATAGGCGTTGTAGGTCGTGGGAATAAACTGCGTGAAGCCCATGGCTCCGGCCCACGATCCCGTCATGGCATTGGGCGGAATATCGCCCCGTTGCAGGATCTTGAGGGCTGCGATCAGCTGTTGACGGCCGAATTTGGTGCGCCGTCCCTGATAGGCCAGCGTTGCCAGTGAGCGGATCACGTATTTCTCGCCCATGTGCGAGCCGTAATTGGTCTCCATGCCCCAGATAGAAACCAGGATGGAGCGCGGCACGCCGAACCGCGTCTCGATGGCCGCCGCCTCGCGGCCGAACTGGTTCAGCATGTTGCGGCCGTTCTGGATCCGCGTATCGGAGACCCGGAGATCGATATAATCCCAGATTGGCGTCTTGAACTCTGCCTGGTTCTCGGCATGCTCGATCACCTCGGGATCCGGCGTGACCCCGCGGAAAGCGGCATTGAACGTGGTGCGGGAAATGCCTGCACGCTGCGCTTCCGGCCAGAGCCGTTCGAGGAACTGGTCAAAATTCGCGCGCGCGACACCGGGTGTCGCCAGAACACCGCTCATTGATGAAACAACGAGGGCGGCAGCGAAAAGACATCTCGTGCTAAAACGCGCCATACCGTACCCCACCGCTACAAACTTTCTCCGCGAGCAGATCATATTGGGCATGTCTGGTTAAGGGAAGATTACCGTTAAGAGTTTATTGCCCTGACTGCCATCATACAAAGTATCAAGAATGTGGCAACCATTCGACAGCGCGAAAAATTCTCCGCAACACTGTCCTGAGCTAGAAAAATTTTCATAAAACTTCAGGGGCGCGCGGCACCGCGCGCAACTACTCCCTATTGCGGCAACAACCGCAGCGGGGAAGGCGTTCTGACGGGACAAACCGCTCTGATAAACTGCCGGCAACGACTGTAAACCATCGGCAGCGAAAGTAAATCCGCGAGCGGGCACCTGTCCTTCAGAGCGGTTTAGCCCAGTCGAAAAGGCGAAAGCGCTCTAGACGCTCAGTGCCATGCCTTCACGCGCGGCGATAGTCCCCGGGCGGCATTCGCTGGCCTGCGCCTCTATGGCCGCAAGCGCGTCGTCATCATGACGGGGATTGTGGTGAAACAGGACGAGCTGCTTGGCATTGGCGGCCTTGCACAACGCGACACCCTGCACCCAGGTCGAGTGGCCGAAGCCGCGGGTCGCCTCATATTCTTCCGGCGTATACATGGCGTCATAGATCACAACGTCCGCATCCCGGATCAGGTCGATGATGCTCTCGTCCAGCCCCGTCTCCGGATGCTCCGTATCGGTGACATAGCAGACCGCCTTGCCATTATGCTCGACCCTGTAGCCCACTGAACCATTGCAATGGCGCAGCCGGGCCGTCCTGATATGGACGTCGGGATAGGGATCGAGCGTCTCGCCCGCATGGAAGGTGCGGCAATCGAGCTTGGCTCGAAACACCTCCGGCCCCACCGGGAAGAACGGCGCCTGCATGAACTGCTTCAGCATGTCCTCGGTGGTCGAGCCATCCACGTGGTGGCCCGACCAGACCGTCACGTTCATGTCAGGCCTGTAGAGCGGATCAAAGAAGGGGATTCCTTCGATATGATCGTAATGGCAATGGCTGAAGAACAGGTCGAACGCCTTGATGCCGTCGCGGATCAATTGCGGTCCGAGCGCTCGGGCACCCGACCCCGCATCGAACACGAGCACGTGATCACCGATGCGCATCTCGATGCAGGGAGTATTGCCGCCAAAGCCGTCGAACTGGCGTCCTGCACAAGCAATGCTGCCGCGCACGCCCCAGAATCGGACCTCGAAGCGAGCCTTGCTCATCAAAAGCCCCCGCCGCTCCATGCCCGCTGACGGCCCATTTCCAAGCTCCCCATGGCGACACATTAGAACATCATACCTGAAAGTGGTAACGGCTTTTCGGCAAATCTGGCGCAAGCGCAAGGGCATAGAACCCGAGGCCACCTTGAAGCAATGCCTAAATGCAGCAAGGAATTGAATTGCGCCTTTATCATTTTCAGGCATGGTCGCGGCACCGGCAGAGCCAAAGCCATGACCCGGAACGCCATGATGTCTGACACGGATCTTCATCTCGATAAGCTTCGCAAGGCGCGCGAGCGCGGCATCATCGACCGTTTCGGTCTCTATGGGCTACATTGGGGTGATCCTGACGAACGCGCCGATCTGGTGGCCGTTCGGGACCGCTTCGTGTGGCCTTTGATTCATCCGGACAAGATTGCAGTGGAGATCGGACCGGGCGGCGGGCGCTGGACGCGATATTTTCTTCCATGCCGCCGGCTTTACGTTGTCGACCGCTACCCCGAGCTGCTCGCGGAGCTCAGCCGGAATTTTCATGCCCCTAATATGGTGTTGATTGAGAATTCCGGTACAGATTTTCCTGGCATAGCAGATAGGACCGTAGATCTGGTCTTCTCGTACGGCACCTTCGTTCATTTCGAACTGCCCATGATCGCGGACTACCTCCGCGAAGTCAGGCGTATTCTTAAGCCGGGTGGCGACGTGGTGCTTCAATATGCCGACAAGACCAAGCCCGTCGGCGCGGAAACGCCGAGTTTCCCGGATTGCGATCCCCAGCGGATCGCCAAGATCATTCGCGATGCGGAATTTCGCATCGTTCAGCAGGATGATGAGCTGCTGAACAACAGTGGCCTGGTTCACTTCACCCGCTGAACATAGTAACGGCTGGCATGTGCCGCCGTCCCAATCCTCGAACCTTGCCGAGCCGCTAGCAAATGTCGCGACTGGATTCATTCATAAACCGCGTGATCGCTCAGCGCGAATGCCTCAATGCGGCATCCGCCGAGATCGCAAACCGCGATGGTGTCGTGTTCGAGCTTGGTCTCGGCAATGGGCGCACCTTTGACCATCTCCGGGAGAGGCTGCCACGCCACGAGATCTTCGTGTTCGAGCGGCGGCCGGCCGCACATCCCAAATCAACCCCCGACAGCGACCATCTGATCATTGGCGACATTACTGAGACCCTGCCCGCTGCGGTCCAGCGCTTCGCAGGCCGGGTCGTTCTCCTGCACAGCGATCTCGGCAGCGGTGATCTCGAAGAAAATGCCAGAATCGCCCGGTTTCTTTCGCGGGCAATTCCGCCATTGCTGGCCCCGGATGCGATCATCCTCTGCGATCCGGCCTTGGACATCCCCAGTACCCAGCGCCTGCCACTGCCGGAAACGGTCCAGAAGGATCGCTACTACATGTATCGCTGGCAGTTGCCTATGGTCGCGAGCGAAGCCCCTATCCAAGAATGATTCTAATGTGCTAAACTGATCGGACTTAAGTGCAAGCGACGAAAGCTCACGCGGAAGCACCTAATGCGCCTCACCAAGATGACCAGTTACGCCCTGCGGATCCTGATCCATTGCGGGCAGAATCCGTCCAGGAAGGTCAAGACGTCTGATATCGCTCACGCCTATCAGATCACCGAGGCCAATGTGTCCAAAGTGGTGCAGCTTCTCGTTCGCGCGGGCCTTCTTGATACGGTGCGGGGCCCGGGCGGCGGCTTGACGCTCGCCCGTGATCCCCAGGAGATTCGCATCGGCGACATCATCCGCGCGACAGAGGACACCACCATTCAGACCGATTGCTTCGGTCAGGGCGTCGATGAATGCGCTATTCTCCGGGCCGTGCCAATCAACCGGGTGTTCGATAATGCGGTAAATGCATTCATCGAGGTGCTCGACCGGCACAGCCTCGCGGAGTTTATCCGCGCCCGCCCTGGCTCGGCGCTGTTTGCGCAGATGACGGCACTCGAGAACTCTGTGGGCGAGGTCGAGCCAGCTGGTCGCAAACCGCCGGCCCCTGGCAAGGAAGCCCGTGCGCTCTGACCTCGGACGCGCCGCCTCACCGGGCGGTATGAGGCAGCAGGAAAGGCTGCCCGTTTTCCGGCACTTGGTTCAATTTGACCGGAACTTCGAAAACCCGGGCGATCACCTCGGTGGTCAGTGTCTCCCGCGGCTTGCCTGAGGCGGCCACCCGGCCATTGGCGATGACCACCAGCTCATCCGCATATAGGCTCGCAAGATTGATATCGTGAAGAATGGCGAAGGCACCGCCCCCTTCTGCCACGAATTCGCGGGCAATATCGAGTGTTTCCAGTTGGTGGCGAAGATCGAGATTGGAGACCGGCTCGTCGAGAAACAGATAGGGCGCGATCCCGAAGGCTCGCGACATCTCGAGCTGGCACCAGATCCGCGCGATATGCACCCGCTGCTGCTCGCCCCCGGAAAGCTGCTGATAGAACCGCCCGGCATGGCTGAATAGCCCAACCCGGCCGAGAGCGCGGCGAACCACCTCCTCCCGCGAAACCGGCTGGCTCTCTCGCCGCGACTGGCGCACAGCCCCCGTGCGGCTTACGGCAGCAATCAGCCCGAGCTCCACCACCTCCCGCACGGTAAACGGAAAAGCCAGATGGCTCTTCTGCGGCAGCACGGCACGCCGTAACGCCAGCTCGGCTCTCCGCCAGGACGAGATGGACTTGCCATCCAGCTCTATGCTGCCGGAGGAAACCTCGAGGTCCCCCGACATGCAGGCCAGCAGTGTCGATTTCCCGGCCCCATTGGGACCGAGGACCACAGTGAGCCGTCCTGGCACAATGGACAGGCTGACATCGCTGAGAATGTCGCGGCCGCCGCGGCGGCAGGTGATGTTTCTGGCCTCGATCATCTCATATGTCCAGAAGCGAGCGACGCCGTAGCAGCAGCCATAGGAAGAACGGAGCGCCGATCAGCGCGGTGACGATGCCGATCGGCAGTTCTGCCGGGGCGACGAGCGTGCGGGCGGCCATATCGGCAGCGACCAGCAGGATCGCCCCCAAAAGCGCGCTCGCGATCATCAGGGCACGATGTCGCGGCCCCATTGCGATCCGCAGGAGGTGCGGTACGACAATTCCGATGAAGCCGATCGGCCCGGCAGCAGCAACCGAGGCACCCACGCTGAGCGCGACCATTACGATGGCCACCCGCTTGACGGTTTGCACCTCGACACCGAGATGGCCAGCCTCGACCTCCCCGAGCAGCAACGCATCGAGCCGCTCGGCCAGCCAGGGAATGGTCGCCAGGGCAAGCGCAATGAACGGGGCGGCGGTTATCACCTTGTCCATTGTCGCTCCACCAAGACTGCCCATCGTCCAGAAGGTCAGATCCCGCAGCTGCTGATCATTGCTCAGGAATGTCAGATATCCCGTGAGCGCGCCGGCAAGCGCCCCCAATGCGATGCCGGCCAGCAGCATGGTCGCAACCGAAGTGCGCCCCGCCCTCGTCGCGATGCGATAGAGCAGCGACGTGGTCGCCAATGCTCCGACGAACGCGGCGAGCGGCAGCGCATAGGCACCGACGAGCCCGGCAATACCGGGCAGGAAGATGGGAATGCCGATGATGATGATCACCGCGGCAAGTCCCGCCCCGGACGACACACCGACGAGCCCGGGATCGGCCAGCGGGTTACGGAAAAGCCCCTGTAGCACGACGCCCGAGACGGCGAGCGCCGCGCCGACCAGCATGCCGAGCAGCGTGCGCGGCAGCCTGATATCCAGGATGATGACATCGCGCTGACTGGCAATGCCCCCGTCGACGAGCCCGATCAGGCTCTGCC from Rhodoligotrophos sp. CJ14 encodes:
- a CDS encoding RrF2 family transcriptional regulator, translated to MRLTKMTSYALRILIHCGQNPSRKVKTSDIAHAYQITEANVSKVVQLLVRAGLLDTVRGPGGGLTLARDPQEIRIGDIIRATEDTTIQTDCFGQGVDECAILRAVPINRVFDNAVNAFIEVLDRHSLAEFIRARPGSALFAQMTALENSVGEVEPAGRKPPAPGKEARAL
- a CDS encoding haloalkane dehalogenase, with amino-acid sequence MYSAKPFAEKTFAEINGIRLAYIDVGEGDPIVFQHGNPTSSYLWRNIMPHLQGLGRLIACDLVGMGDSDKLPDPGPGRYDYETHRDHLFALWRHLGIERNAVLVVHDWGSALGFDWARQNPEKVQAIVYMEAVVQPLTWADWPDNAKRVFQGFRSPAGEEMVLMKNIFVEGVLPNAILRDLSDEEMAVYRKPFAEPGEGRRPTLDWPRQIPIEGEPANVVKIVEDYGAWLASSPVPKLFINAEPGSILTGRAREFCRSWPNQREVTVRGSHFVQEDSPDEIGQAIADFIRRLRG
- a CDS encoding lytic murein transglycosylase, with amino-acid sequence MSGVLATPGVARANFDQFLERLWPEAQRAGISRTTFNAAFRGVTPDPEVIEHAENQAEFKTPIWDYIDLRVSDTRIQNGRNMLNQFGREAAAIETRFGVPRSILVSIWGMETNYGSHMGEKYVIRSLATLAYQGRRTKFGRQQLIAALKILQRGDIPPNAMTGSWAGAMGFTQFIPTTYNAYAVDWTGDGRRDIWRSVPDALASTGNYLRKSGWTPGLPWGWEVALPQGFNTKLAGLGTRKTVGDWAKMGVVLANGSKFKSGSPVKASLILPAGAEGPAFLVTQNFRAILRYNNSQAYALAVGHLADRIDGQPTFVAAWPRPKDSLTVRDKMELQVLLNAKGYDTGGVDGNIGPQTLKALEKFQQDAGLTSDGEPTARLLKYLRQDG
- a CDS encoding OsmC family protein codes for the protein MHHYKATIAWTGNTGEGTRSYRGFSRDYDVIIPQRPVLKGSSDPAFRGDASRHNPEDLLLAAISACHMLWYLHLAVGAGVVVTDYVDEAEAEMAMNPDGSGQFVSATLRPRVTIAAGDENVAKALHHDANAKCFIARSLNFPVHHEPVILRAES
- a CDS encoding class I SAM-dependent methyltransferase, encoding MTRNAMMSDTDLHLDKLRKARERGIIDRFGLYGLHWGDPDERADLVAVRDRFVWPLIHPDKIAVEIGPGGGRWTRYFLPCRRLYVVDRYPELLAELSRNFHAPNMVLIENSGTDFPGIADRTVDLVFSYGTFVHFELPMIADYLREVRRILKPGGDVVLQYADKTKPVGAETPSFPDCDPQRIAKIIRDAEFRIVQQDDELLNNSGLVHFTR
- a CDS encoding MBL fold metallo-hydrolase, with translation MSKARFEVRFWGVRGSIACAGRQFDGFGGNTPCIEMRIGDHVLVFDAGSGARALGPQLIRDGIKAFDLFFSHCHYDHIEGIPFFDPLYRPDMNVTVWSGHHVDGSTTEDMLKQFMQAPFFPVGPEVFRAKLDCRTFHAGETLDPYPDVHIRTARLRHCNGSVGYRVEHNGKAVCYVTDTEHPETGLDESIIDLIRDADVVIYDAMYTPEEYEATRGFGHSTWVQGVALCKAANAKQLVLFHHNPRHDDDALAAIEAQASECRPGTIAAREGMALSV
- a CDS encoding FecCD family ABC transporter permease; this translates as MVAGAVAVIEDKSQIAGIALGGDRRRTARILTGLLCLALLATAFLSLSIGATGFTPGAVWQSLIGLVDGGIASQRDVIILDIRLPRTLLGMLVGAALAVSGVVLQGLFRNPLADPGLVGVSSGAGLAAVIIIIGIPIFLPGIAGLVGAYALPLAAFVGALATTSLLYRIATRAGRTSVATMLLAGIALGALAGALTGYLTFLSNDQQLRDLTFWTMGSLGGATMDKVITAAPFIALALATIPWLAERLDALLLGEVEAGHLGVEVQTVKRVAIVMVALSVGASVAAAGPIGFIGIVVPHLLRIAMGPRHRALMIASALLGAILLVAADMAARTLVAPAELPIGIVTALIGAPFFLWLLLRRRSLLDI
- a CDS encoding heme ABC transporter ATP-binding protein, encoding MIEARNITCRRGGRDILSDVSLSIVPGRLTVVLGPNGAGKSTLLACMSGDLEVSSGSIELDGKSISSWRRAELALRRAVLPQKSHLAFPFTVREVVELGLIAAVSRTGAVRQSRRESQPVSREEVVRRALGRVGLFSHAGRFYQQLSGGEQQRVHIARIWCQLEMSRAFGIAPYLFLDEPVSNLDLRHQLETLDIAREFVAEGGGAFAILHDINLASLYADELVVIANGRVAASGKPRETLTTEVIARVFEVPVKLNQVPENGQPFLLPHTAR
- a CDS encoding class I SAM-dependent methyltransferase, producing the protein MSRLDSFINRVIAQRECLNAASAEIANRDGVVFELGLGNGRTFDHLRERLPRHEIFVFERRPAAHPKSTPDSDHLIIGDITETLPAAVQRFAGRVVLLHSDLGSGDLEENARIARFLSRAIPPLLAPDAIILCDPALDIPSTQRLPLPETVQKDRYYMYRWQLPMVASEAPIQE
- a CDS encoding SGNH/GDSL hydrolase family protein; translated protein: MILRRVVTAGLALLGCAAVALAGLADPAQAQQESASQKPLAEPKFAPANTSSTPEKPGAGATYIPEPHDRYSVLVLGDALAGGLWAGMGRAAKPDDRIQVEVRYREGSGFARADLYDWLEALPGILDRNQVHAAVILLGSNDGQDMRIGDQRLPFGSPEWKAKYQEVVDTFLAELRKRSIAVYWVGLPPMARPDYDQAMQQINELVKARADAVGVKFIDIRKNFTDEMGKYTEMGLDEETRVYRRLRDRDGIRFLKRGNTKLASIVLDVLRQDMKAAENPPPAQAAAPAEQAKAAELTNPLPFFGQPGLKEPILIQPEMPRTNRPVTAALVEKPNVAEALKLDVKDGEEGLTALQKSVSPGSPAAELFFKGIAPQPKPGRTDDFAWTSE
- a CDS encoding glutamate synthase subunit beta, translated to MGKITGFLEIDRQGQAYQPAADRVRHYREFTIPMDEREAGRQAARCMDCGVPYCHTGCPVNNQIPDWNDLVYAGSWRSAAQDLHSTNNFPEFTGKVCPAPCEEACTLNLDDAPVTIKSIEEAIADKAWTEGWVKPQPPEKLTGKRVAVIGSGPAGLAAAQQLARAGHDVHLYEKQAHAGGLLRYGIPDFKMEKHHIDRRVEQMIAEGVSFHFGVNVGIDIPADEIIDGHDAVLLTTGAERPRDPGLPGMELEGVHYAMPFLIQQNKRIGGESLAGEDPILAGGKRVVVIGGGDTASDCIGTSIRQGAIEVIQLDIRPMPPIRENKLLIWPYWPTKFRTSSSQEEGAKREFSCATLGLVGENGVLTGVKAARCDERRRPIDGTEFIIPADLVLIAIGFAGPQEEGLLQELPLERDPRSNVLADTERYLTSEPKIFAAGDVRRGQSLVVWAIREGRQAARAIDEYLMGTSALPR